From Neisseria cinerea:
TCAGACACGCGGCATGGCTGGATCAGGCTTGCGCCCATTGTCCAAAATTCCCCACTGCTGCCTCCCGTAGGAGTCTGGGCCGTGTCTCAGTCCCAGTGTGGCGGATCATCCTCTCAGACCCGCTACTGATCGTCGCCTTGGTAGGCCTTTACCCCACCAACTAGCTAATCAGATATCGGCCGCTCGAATAGCGCAAGGCCCGAAGGTCCCCTGCTTTCCCTCTCAAGACGTATGCGGTATTAGCTGATCTTTCGATCAGTTATCCCCCACTACTCGGTACGTTCCGATATGTTACTCACCCGTTCGCCACTCGCCACCCAAGAAGCAAGCTTCTCTGTGCTGCCGTCCGACTTGCATGTGTAAAGCATGCCGCCAGCGTTCAATCTGAGCCAGGATCAAACTCTTATGTTCAATCTCTAACTTTTTAACTTCTGGTCTGCTTCAAAGAAACCGACAGGACAATGTTCAAAACATCATCTTGTCTGTCTTTCAAACAGTGTGAGGCTCAAGGCACTCACACTTATCGGTAATCTGTTTTGTTAAAGAGCGTTTGAATTACTTCGTTACCGCCGCTTCGTCAGCAGCGAAGAACCGAACTATACGCTTGAAGAGATTTGTGGTCAACCGTTTTCTTGAAAAATTTTTATAAAAATATTTATCATATTGTTTATAAATTAATTTATATTTATTAACCTGCTTTTGCCATATAAAATTCTTCCAGTGCATGAGAGATATTTTCAGCCTGCCATGCATTTTTCAAAGGTGCAGTAATTTCGATTTCTTGTTGTTGATAGGTAAATTGTATTTTCCATGCATACAGGAACATAGTTTCGGATTCTGTCCCTCCATATAAGCGGTCCCCCAAAATAGGACTGCCCAGACTTTTCATTGCCACTCTCAGCTGATGTGTCTTACCGGTATGAGGCTCAAGAATGAACAGCCGCATTTTTTCACTGATACGTATACTGAAAAACCGGGTAACAGCAATATTTTCCATATTGCGCGTCAGCTTCCACATCCCGCGTCTGGATTTTTCCATGCCGCCTTTTATCCATCCTTGTTTTTTGGACGGTTTACGGTCGGACAAAGCCAAATAGGTTTTCTTCATTTTCCTTTCTGCAAACTGTGCGGCAAGAACAGCGGCGCTTTGGGGATTAAGGGCAAACAGCAATATGCCTCCGGTCTGCTTGTCCAACCTGTGCAGCAACCATACCTTTTCTACGCCCAACTGTGCCGCAAGTGTTGCCGTCAGACTGACTTCGCCGTCGGAACGGTGGACGGATATGCCTTGAGGTTTATTGATGGCGACAAAATCTTGGTGTCTGAATAAGATTTCCCACATATTTGAACCTGAATATATTTGACAGAAGCTTTCTGTCAGGCATTGTTGTGATGTTCTGCAATCATTTTTTGGTACACGGCCGGCGGCACATATCTTTTAACGGTTTCCATCCAGCCTTCCGGCCCGACCAGTCCTTTGACCATAGTGGACGACACTTCGGCAATTTCGCGCGGCGGCATGAGGAATACGGTGGATATTTCGGGTGCGAGGTCACTGTTGATATGGCGCATGGAACGTTCGTATTCGTAATCCGAAGCAGAACGTATGCCGCGCACGATGAATCCCGCCTGCACTTCGCGGGCGTAATGCACCAAAAACCGGTTTTCAAATACATCGATTCTGACGTTGGGAAACATTTCGGTAATATCGTGCAGCATATCCCGCCTATCGGCTATCGTGTAGGTGCTGCGTTTATCCGGATTAATGCCGATGGAGACAATAAGTTCGTCAAACATGGATTGTGCCTGCCGTATCATCCACAGATGCCCCAATGTGGGCGGATCGAAACTGCCGGCATAAACGGCTCGGCGCGGTGTATTCGGTGACATATGATTCCTTCCGACAGCATAGTCGGCCGTATGTTGATGAATGTGTATCCGTATTGTATGCCCAAAACAAAATGCCGTCTGAAATAACTTTTCAGACGGCATGGTTCGGATGGCGTTTTACCGATATCAATCATCACCGTTTAAAGACAATAGGATATGCAACAAGCTGCTGAATATGTTGTATAAGGAGATGAAGATGGTTAATGCCGCGCTGATGTGGCTGTCTTCTCCGCCATCAATGACTGTGCGTACCTGCCACATAATCATTAAGGAACTGAACAAGACAAAACCTGCCGAAATGGTCAAGGCGAGTGCGGGAATACTCAAAAACAGGTTGGCCACCATGGCGACCATCAGAATCACCGCACCCACAGTCAGAAAGCGTGCAAGTTCGTTCATATTAAGCCTCGAACGTCGTGCCAGTACGGACATAGTCAGGAAAACGGCGGCGGTCATAGCTGCGGCAATGCCGACGATTTTCGCACCGTCGGCAATATGAAGCGCATATTGCAGCACAGGGCTGATCAATACACCTATACCGAATGTGAATACCATCAACAGGGTAACGCCGGTATTACTGTAACGGTTTTTCTCGATAAGATAAGTCATGCCGTAGAAAAATACCAAGAATGCGATGAGACTGATCCAGCGCGAACCTAAGGCGGCATAAAAATTGAAGTTCATGCCGGCTGCAAATGCCGCACCTGCCACCGCAGGGATAAAGGACAGCCCGAGCAGGCGGTAAGTTTTTTGCAAAACGGTGTTTTTAGAAACTGTATGCGCGGTGTAGTCGTAAACGTCGTGCTGCATGGCATATGCTCCTGAAAGTGTGGTTGGGAATACTTGGGGATTTTAACATTGTTCAACGTCAAAACTTGTTCGGTTGCGTCAAGATAAGGTTGTTCTGAGTATTTTAAAGGCTGTCTGAAACAGGTTCGGACAGCCTTTTATTTGAAGCAGGAAACCGTTTATTGCGGAACATACCCCTGAACGGCATCCGCGCCGTCGCCGAAGAAATACTGCTCCATCTGCTGAGCCAGGTATTCGCGCGCGCGCGGATCGGCAAGGCTTAAGCGGTTTTCGTTAATCAGCATAGTTTGGTGGCGCGTCCACGCCATCCATGCTTCTTGCGATACGTTTTCAAAAATGCGCTTGCCCAATTCGTTGGGAAGCGGTGGAAATTTCATGCCTTCGGCTTCTTTGTTGAGCTTAACGCAGAATACCATGCGTGCCATAGCGGATTCCTTTGCTGTGTGTTCAGAAATAACGGGGTGATTTTAACCGATTAGGGGTACAGACAAAAGCCTTCTTATTCCCGATGATAAGGATGGTTGTGCAGGATGGAAACAGCCCGGTAGAGCTGCTCGGTCAGAAGGACGCGCACCATGCCGTGCGGCAGGGTGAGGCTGGACAGGCGCATCATCATGCGGGCTTGTTGTTTGAGGCGGTCGGTCATGCCGTCCGCACCGCCGATGACGAAGCAGACGTGTTCGCCGTTTTGCTGCCAGCTTTTGAGGTGTTCCGCCAGCTCGACGGAGGTCGGTGCTTTGCCGCGTTCGTCAAGAACGACGAGGAACGCGCCTTGCGGAACGGCTTCAAGGATGCGTTTTTCTTCCGCCGCCATACTTTGGGCGGCATTCACGCCCGCGCCGCGTTTTTCGGGTTTGATTTCTTTGAGTGCGTAGGCGACGTCGCGTCCGAAGCGTTTGGCGTATTCGGCGACGGCCTCATCAACCCAGCGCGGCATTTTGGTGCCGACTGCCAAAACGGTAATGTTCAATGCTTTCTCCCTTACAGGAAAATGCCGTCTGAACATTCAGACGGCATCGGAAATCAGTCTGCCGCGTGCCACGGCTTCTGCATTCCGGCGTGGAAACTCGGTTTCTCGCCGCCCCAGAGAGTGTCGATGTCGTAGAAGTCGCGCACGGCAGGGAGCATGACGTGGACGACGAGGTCGCCTGCATCAACCAACGTCCATTCGCCGCTGTCGCCTTCGGTACTGAGGATTTCAAAACCGGCTTCTTTCAAATCGACGGCAACGTTGTTGGCCAGTGCTTTGACTTGGCGGGTACTGTCGCCGCTGGCGATAATCATTCTGGCAAACAGCGAAGTTTTGTCTTGCGTTTCGAGAACGGAAATGTCTTTGGCTTTGATGTCTTCTAGGGCGTTGACGGCCACCCCGACCATTTTTTGCAGGTCTTGCAGTTCTTGTTCGTTCATTATGTTCCTAACGGGATGTTTTCAGACGGTATTATAGCCGTTCCTTACTGATTTGACTTTATTTTTCGTACAGCCGGTATTCTCGGATATAACGGGCGGCGGCAGGCGGGATGCCGTCTGAAACGCCTTGACCGGCAAGGTTGCGGCGGATTTCCGTTGACGACACATTATGCATCGGGGCGGACAAGATGCGGACGCTGCCGTCCTGAAGGGACTTGCCCAGCCATGCGTGCAGTTCGCGCGGGGTTTGGTGCAGGCTGTCGCCCTGCCGCATGGCGACGGCGATATTGGTTTCGCGCACGAGCATCTGCCATTTTTTCCATGTGTGCAGCTTCATCAGGCTGTCGCTGCCCATCAGCCACCAGAGTTGCGCCGAAGGGAACTGCTGGCGGAAAATTTGGACGGTGTCGAAAGTGTAAGTCTCGCCGTGACGGACGATGTCGCAGTCGCTGACGGCAAAACGCGCGTCTTCTGCCGTCGCCAGTTCGACCATGGCAAGGCGGTCGGCGGCGGAAGCGGAGGCGGCGTCTTTGTGATACGGGCCGCCTGCCGGCAGGAAAACAACCGTGTCCAACCCGATTTCATCGGCAAAGGCACGGGCGATATGAAGATGCCCGTTGTGTATCGGGTCGAAAGTGCCGCCGAACAGTCCGATTTTCTTCATGATGTTTCCATTCCTTCCGATAAGTCCATGCTGTCTGAAACACTGCCGTCCACAATCAGGGTCAGTTTGCCGGTAACGGGATGGATGACCAATCCGTGAACGGCAATATGGCGCGGCATCAACGGATGGCGGCGGATGAGTTCGACCGTATGGCGCACACTGTCTTCGACGTTGTCGAAACCGGTCAGCCAGCCGTCGAGGTCGACACCGGCATAACGCAGGGTTTCGATACGGTCGTCGGGAATATTGCTTTCATGCACCTTACTGAGAAAGCCGGCCGCATTCAAACCCTGCATACCGCAATCGTGATGGGAGATGACCATGATTTCTTTGACTTTCAGTTCAAACACGGCAACCAGCAGGCTCCTCATGACCGAACCCCATGGATGCGCAACCAGCGCGCCTGCATTTTTAATCAGTTTGGCATCGCCGTTCCTCAACCCCAAAGCATTGGGCAGCAGCTCGATAATCCGCGCATCCATGCAGGACAAAATCGCCAACTCCCTGCCCGGGTATTTGTCGGTAAAATATTTCTCATATTCGCCCGACTCGACAAACTTCTGATTATAGGAAAGGATTTCGCTCAACTCGCTCATTTTGCCGTCCTCTGAAAAAGGGTTCACATTATAACGTTTCCGTCTGTTTTCCGCCTTCGCCGTTGTCCAACAGCAGGAAAATGCACACCGCAAATGCCGACAACAGCAATGTCAACACCATTGCCCGCGCATAATTGTCCTCACCCGCACGCCCCAAATAGGCATAAATCAAAGTCGTCAACGTCTGCCATTCCGGACGCGACAGGAACAATGTCGCCGCAAATTCGCCCACGCAGGTTGCCGCCGCCAAAGTCAGGCCGCGCCGCAACGCCGGTTTCAAGAGGGGGAGCGTAATACGGTATGCCGTCTGAAAGCCGTTTGCGCCCAAACCCGCCGCCGCCCTGCCGTAATCCGGCGGCAGTGCATCCCAGGCCGATAAAACATCTTTTGCCACAAACGGATAAGCCAGCAGCGCATACATCGCCAGCAGCAACGGCAACGAAGCCGTCCACTGCGGATAAAGCAGCAGCACGCCTGCCGAAACACAAACCGGCGACACCATAAACGGCAAAAACATCAGCCCGCGCATCCACGCCAACCGCTGCGCCGCCGCCGCATACATGACACCCAATACCGCCGCCGAAAATACCGCCGCCGCAGAGAAGCGCAAAGTATTCCACACCGCCTGCCAAGTTTCGCGTTCCGCCAACACCTGCCAAGATTCTCCCGCAGAACAGGCCTTTACCACGACCGCCGCCAGCGGGAACAGGCAGCATATACCCAACACCGCCGCCGCAAACGCCAGCAGCACATATTCCCCGACCGACTGCGGTTCAGACGGCATCACAGGGGAAACCGCCTTATCCGAACCCGCGCGTCTGCCGAACCACGCATACAGCAATCCCGCCGCCGCCGTTACCCCCAACACCAGCCACACCAGCACCGAAGCAACCGCCATATCGAGTTCGAACATGACCAACTGGTAAATTTCCACTTCGACCGTGGCATAACGGCTGCCGCCCAGCAGCAGCGCCAGCCCGAACCCGGAAAAACAATACAGGAAAACAAGGCACACGCCGCCGGCAAGCCACGGGCGCAAAACGGGCATTTCAATGTCCCAAAACCGCCGCCACGCCCCCGCGCCCAATGTCCGTGCCGTCTGAAGCCGTGCCGCAGGCACTTGAACAAACCCCTGATATGCCGCCCTGACCAACACAGGAAGGTTAAAAAACACATTGCCGTACAACAACAAATACGGCGTATCCTGCCAGCCGCGCCACAACAGGCCGTCCGTCCCGAACAGGGCCAGCACGCCCACACCCGCCACCAACGTGGGCATCACGAAAGGCAGCATCAGCAGGCGCAGCACAAAAGTCCGCCCCGGGAACGCCAGCCGCGCCAGCACCCACGCGACAGGTACGCCCAAGGGAAGCACCAAGATACAGGTTGCCGCCGCCTGAAATACCGTCCATGCCAAACGTTCGAGCATATAGGCATCCGACAGCACCGCGCCCCATGCAAAACCGTCATACGCCGCCATCGCCCATAAAGGCGCAAGCACCATCGCGGTCAAAAAAAACAGGGGCGGCAGCGTAACCAATCCGACAACCACCCAACGCCGCATATCCATCCGTTTTCCCATTTCAAAACATAATGGCTGGATTGTACCCAAAGCCAATCAAAAATGACTGCACAATTTTATCCGTCCGCAGTCAAACTGCCGCCAACCGCCGGAATTCAGAGGCAAACACCGGCGCGGGTGCGTAACAAAGCAGCCGAAACCGGTACGCCGAACCGGAAAACATCCGGAAAACACATCCAAACCCGAAACAAAATGCCGTCTGAAACCCTTTCAGACGGCATCGGATTCCTACCCGGCAGACGGTATCAACCCAAACTCAACAGCAGGTTGCGGAATGCGTTCGGGTCTTTGATAAACGTCATCTCGCCCTCCTGCGGAAAATGAAAATCCAACAGGCGCGACACCCAAAAACGGATGCAGCCGGCACGTTGGGCGGTCGGGAAATACGCCTTTTCTTCGGCGCTCAAGGGGCGCACGCCCTCATAACCGCCGATAAACGCCTTTTTCAACGCCTCATCCAACTTATTGTCCGCCGTCCTTGCCCAATCGTTGACCGCAATCGCCAAGTCATACATAAAATTGCCCCGGCAGGCATAATAGAAATCGATAAAGCCCGATACCTGACCGCCGTCAAGCAACACATTGTCTTTAAACAGGTCGGCATGGATGATGCCCGAAGGCAGATGATTGCCGAGATTCTCCTTCAGCGCATCGATTTCGGAACACAGCAGCGCGGCATCGTCTTGCGACAGGACGGGCAGCAGTCGGGCGCACGCCTCCGTCCACCACGCATCGTAACGCGGGTTTTCCATTTCCAAAGGGAAATCGGCGGCGGCAAGGTGCATTTTGGCCAACATCGCACCGGTATGGAAGCACTGCTCCGCCGTCGGCAGCGCAGTATCCGAACCTTTCAGGCAAGCAACCAGGCAGGCAGGCTTGCCCGCCAAAACGGAATCGAGCCGGCCGTCTTTGCGCGCAATCGGCGCGGCAACCGCCACGCCCTTCATACTCAAATGCCGGTTAAGCTCCAGAAAAAACGGCAGCTCTTCCTGTTTCAACACTTCAAACACGGTCAGCACATAACGTCCCGAAGTCGTCGTCAGAAAATAATTGCTGTTGGTAATCCCCTGCGCGATACCCTGCAGGGAAACAAATTCCCCCAAATCGTAACCGCTCAGGAAGCCGCGCATTTCATCATCGGAAACACTGGTATAGACAGACATATCAACTCACTTGCTCAAAAACGGGCAAACCCGCCGTCAGAACGCCGGACGGCAGGCAAACATATAATTCACATCGGTCGAATCGCACAAGGCATAAGTTTGCGACAAAACATGGTAAGTCATACCCTTCGTATCCGCCACATCCAAGCCCGCCTGACGGCACATCCGCGCCAGCTCGGCAGGCGTGATGAATTTTTTCCAGTCGTGCGTGCCTTTGGGGACAAACTTCAACAGATATTCCGCCGCCACAATCAGATGCAGGTACGATTTCGGGTTTTTATTGATGGTAGAAAAAAACACCATGCCGTCCGGTTTGACCAGCTTGGCACAAGCACGCACGATGGCGGCGGGATCGGGGACGTGTTCCATCATTTCCATGCACGTTACCACATCGAACGAGTGCGGTTCCGCCTCGGCAAGGTCTTCCACGCGGATACATTCGTATTCGATATCGGCGACATTATTCAAAGCCGCGTGCAGGCGGGCGGTTTCCAGCGACTGCTCCGCCATGTCGATGCCTTTGACAAACGCC
This genomic window contains:
- a CDS encoding TIGR01621 family pseudouridine synthase, producing MWEILFRHQDFVAINKPQGISVHRSDGEVSLTATLAAQLGVEKVWLLHRLDKQTGGILLFALNPQSAAVLAAQFAERKMKKTYLALSDRKPSKKQGWIKGGMEKSRRGMWKLTRNMENIAVTRFFSIRISEKMRLFILEPHTGKTHQLRVAMKSLGSPILGDRLYGGTESETMFLYAWKIQFTYQQQEIEITAPLKNAWQAENISHALEEFYMAKAG
- the coaD gene encoding pantetheine-phosphate adenylyltransferase — translated: MSPNTPRRAVYAGSFDPPTLGHLWMIRQAQSMFDELIVSIGINPDKRSTYTIADRRDMLHDITEMFPNVRIDVFENRFLVHYAREVQAGFIVRGIRSASDYEYERSMRHINSDLAPEISTVFLMPPREIAEVSSTMVKGLVGPEGWMETVKRYVPPAVYQKMIAEHHNNA
- a CDS encoding Bax inhibitor-1 family protein produces the protein MQHDVYDYTAHTVSKNTVLQKTYRLLGLSFIPAVAGAAFAAGMNFNFYAALGSRWISLIAFLVFFYGMTYLIEKNRYSNTGVTLLMVFTFGIGVLISPVLQYALHIADGAKIVGIAAAMTAAVFLTMSVLARRSRLNMNELARFLTVGAVILMVAMVANLFLSIPALALTISAGFVLFSSLMIMWQVRTVIDGGEDSHISAALTIFISLYNIFSSLLHILLSLNGDD
- a CDS encoding oxidative damage protection protein, whose translation is MARMVFCVKLNKEAEGMKFPPLPNELGKRIFENVSQEAWMAWTRHQTMLINENRLSLADPRAREYLAQQMEQYFFGDGADAVQGYVPQ
- the rlmH gene encoding 23S rRNA (pseudouridine(1915)-N(3))-methyltransferase RlmH — its product is MNITVLAVGTKMPRWVDEAVAEYAKRFGRDVAYALKEIKPEKRGAGVNAAQSMAAEEKRILEAVPQGAFLVVLDERGKAPTSVELAEHLKSWQQNGEHVCFVIGGADGMTDRLKQQARMMMRLSSLTLPHGMVRVLLTEQLYRAVSILHNHPYHRE
- the rsfS gene encoding ribosome silencing factor, yielding MNEQELQDLQKMVGVAVNALEDIKAKDISVLETQDKTSLFARMIIASGDSTRQVKALANNVAVDLKEAGFEILSTEGDSGEWTLVDAGDLVVHVMLPAVRDFYDIDTLWGGEKPSFHAGMQKPWHAAD
- the nadD gene encoding nicotinate-nucleotide adenylyltransferase, translated to MKKIGLFGGTFDPIHNGHLHIARAFADEIGLDTVVFLPAGGPYHKDAASASAADRLAMVELATAEDARFAVSDCDIVRHGETYTFDTVQIFRQQFPSAQLWWLMGSDSLMKLHTWKKWQMLVRETNIAVAMRQGDSLHQTPRELHAWLGKSLQDGSVRILSAPMHNVSSTEIRRNLAGQGVSDGIPPAAARYIREYRLYEK
- a CDS encoding beta-class carbonic anhydrase → MSELSEILSYNQKFVESGEYEKYFTDKYPGRELAILSCMDARIIELLPNALGLRNGDAKLIKNAGALVAHPWGSVMRSLLVAVFELKVKEIMVISHHDCGMQGLNAAGFLSKVHESNIPDDRIETLRYAGVDLDGWLTGFDNVEDSVRHTVELIRRHPLMPRHIAVHGLVIHPVTGKLTLIVDGSVSDSMDLSEGMETS
- a CDS encoding ABC transporter permease; protein product: MDMRRWVVVGLVTLPPLFFLTAMVLAPLWAMAAYDGFAWGAVLSDAYMLERLAWTVFQAAATCILVLPLGVPVAWVLARLAFPGRTFVLRLLMLPFVMPTLVAGVGVLALFGTDGLLWRGWQDTPYLLLYGNVFFNLPVLVRAAYQGFVQVPAARLQTARTLGAGAWRRFWDIEMPVLRPWLAGGVCLVFLYCFSGFGLALLLGGSRYATVEVEIYQLVMFELDMAVASVLVWLVLGVTAAAGLLYAWFGRRAGSDKAVSPVMPSEPQSVGEYVLLAFAAAVLGICCLFPLAAVVVKACSAGESWQVLAERETWQAVWNTLRFSAAAVFSAAVLGVMYAAAAQRLAWMRGLMFLPFMVSPVCVSAGVLLLYPQWTASLPLLLAMYALLAYPFVAKDVLSAWDALPPDYGRAAAGLGANGFQTAYRITLPLLKPALRRGLTLAAATCVGEFAATLFLSRPEWQTLTTLIYAYLGRAGEDNYARAMVLTLLLSAFAVCIFLLLDNGEGGKQTETL
- the thrB gene encoding homoserine kinase produces the protein MSVYTSVSDDEMRGFLSGYDLGEFVSLQGIAQGITNSNYFLTTTSGRYVLTVFEVLKQEELPFFLELNRHLSMKGVAVAAPIARKDGRLDSVLAGKPACLVACLKGSDTALPTAEQCFHTGAMLAKMHLAAADFPLEMENPRYDAWWTEACARLLPVLSQDDAALLCSEIDALKENLGNHLPSGIIHADLFKDNVLLDGGQVSGFIDFYYACRGNFMYDLAIAVNDWARTADNKLDEALKKAFIGGYEGVRPLSAEEKAYFPTAQRAGCIRFWVSRLLDFHFPQEGEMTFIKDPNAFRNLLLSLG
- the ubiG gene encoding bifunctional 2-polyprenyl-6-hydroxyphenol methylase/3-demethylubiquinol 3-O-methyltransferase UbiG, whose translation is MGGRMSDRKYNVDAEEIAKFSRIADKWWDKSGEFKPLHDINPLRLDYIDGHADLCGKRVLDVGCGGGILAESMARRGAAFVKGIDMAEQSLETARLHAALNNVADIEYECIRVEDLAEAEPHSFDVVTCMEMMEHVPDPAAIVRACAKLVKPDGMVFFSTINKNPKSYLHLIVAAEYLLKFVPKGTHDWKKFITPAELARMCRQAGLDVADTKGMTYHVLSQTYALCDSTDVNYMFACRPAF